From a single Arachis hypogaea cultivar Tifrunner chromosome 3, arahy.Tifrunner.gnm2.J5K5, whole genome shotgun sequence genomic region:
- the LOC112789536 gene encoding uncharacterized protein: MEKLEQPPQNWSEAAEDLAAAGDTDGAIAFIESVISNLELQTLKDPSDSIVTQLQLASALTELATLYSSKGFSLKADELRTRASLIKQTQQNDARVGKEYEGERIAPTNLASSCSSSSCKDSNFNGDLDRGLNEKHAELPAETSPHNDSSDDDWEAMADRKPDELLPTVSSDCIAGVSNLKLENSKSPAPKRRGRGTFSYEKHELYSDQLRDSSVDDVEDEGSHCNSEDKKVVQNAKYGTAHVLVLADFPPSTRTIELERLFEDFKDRGFVIRWVNDTVALAVFQTPSVALEARKSIRCPFNVRILSEDDTLLGSIKTKDLEPPRQRPKTSAQAAQRLIAHGMGLKLPLVGSGSREHRKQEDARRDRIVTRQKLRDEAWGDD; the protein is encoded by the exons ATGGAGAAACTCGAACAGCCACCACAAAACTGGAGCGAAGCCGCGGAGGACCTCGCCGCCGCCGGAGACACCGACGGCGCCATCGCTTTCATCGAATCGGTGATCTCAAATCTTGAGCTCCAAACCCTAAAAGACCCTTCCGATTCCATCGTCACGCAGCTCCAATTGGCCTCCGCTCTCACCGAATTGGCCACACTTTACTCATCCAAGGGTTTCTCCCTCAAAGCCGATGAACTTAGAACCCGCGCTTCTCTCATCAAACAAACGCAACAAAA TGACGCGCGAGTTGGGAAAGAGTACGAGGGGGAAAGGATTGCACCGACTAATCttgcttcttcttgttcttcttcgtcTTGCAAAGATTCTAACTTTAACGGGGATTTGGATCGTG GGCTTAATGAGAAGCATGCGGAATTGCCTGCTGAGACTTCCCCTCACAATGATTCTTCAGACGATG ATTGGGAAGCAATGGCAGATCGCAAGCCTGATGAGTTACTGCCCACAGTATCCTCAGATTGTATAGCTGGAGTATCAAATCTTAAATTGGAGAATTCTAAGAGTCCAGCCCCAAAGCGGCGTGGAAGAGGAACATTTTCTTATGAAAAACATGAACTTTATAGTGATCAATTACGTGATAGCTCAGTCGACGATGTTGAGGATGAAGGGAGTCACTGTAATTCAGAAGATAAAAAAGTTGTACAGAACG CAAAATACGGGACTGCACATGTTCTTGTTTTGGCTGACTTTCCACCAAGTACAAGGACAATCGAACTGGAGAGGCTTTTTGAGGACTTCAAAGATCGTGGATTTGTGATTCGCTGGGTTAATGATACAGTTGCTCTTGCAGTATTCCAAACACCTTCAGTTG CACTTGAGGCTCGAAAAAGTATTCGTTGTCCATTCAATGTAAGGATACTTAGTGAAGATGATACACTCCTTGGTTCAATTAAAACTAAAG ACTTGGAACCACCACGGCAACGACCAAAAACATCTGCCCAAGCAGCACAGCGGCTGATTGCTCATGGCATGGGATTAAAGTTACCGTTGGTAGGATCTGGGTCCAGAGAACACAGAAAGCAAGAGGATGCCAGGAGGGACCGCATTGTTACCAGGCAAAAGTTGAGGGACGAGGCTTGGGGAGATGACTAG